The window TCCATCGCAAGCCTCAGCAAACCGCCGCTTCGAGCACGTCGAGGCTGCGCGCATCGGCATCCAAGCGAACCCGCGCGCCGATCGGTAGGGCGTAATTGGCAGTGGCGTGACCAACTTCCAGCCCGGCCAATACGGGGATACCGAGGTCGGCGGTCTGCTCGCGCAAAAACTGGTCGATTCGTCGCTGTTCAGCGGGCTCGCCCCCAGGAGCGCGAAATCCGCCCAAGGCGATTCCCGCCACTGCGCTCAGCACCCCGGCCTGGCGCAATTGCACAAGCATCCGATCGATCCGGTAGCCGCGCTCACCGGTGTCCTCTAGGAGCAGGATGGCGTCACGGAAGTTAGGCGCATACGGCGTGGCCAGCATCGCCACCACGATCGACAGACAGCCGCCTACCAGCGGGCCCTCGGCCACGCCGCCGGCCAGAGCGTGACCTTCCAAGGTAAATTGGCGGCTCTCGCCCGCCATCACGGCAAGCAAGTGGGTCAGCGAATCTTCGTGCAGTCCGGCGGCCGGATCCTTGGCCGCCACCGGCCCGTGTAGGCCGATCAGCGCGGCGCGCGCGAAGAGGGCGTTGAGCACAAAGGTATGATCGGAGAAGCCAACAAAAAGCTTGGGCGTACGCGCGATTTGGGCATAATCCAGCAAGGGTAGCAAACGTCCCGCGCCGTAGCCGCCCCGTGCGGCGATAATTGCCTCGACCTCGGGATCGGCAAACATCAGCGCCAAGTCGCCGGCCCGCTGCGCGTCGGTGCCTGCCAGCACGCCGCTGCGCGCCAACACGTGTGGCGCCAGCTTGACCCGATAACCGCGTGCGCGCAGGAGCTGGACCCCGCGCTCCAGATGGGCGGGGTCAACCGCCGCCGCTGGAGCCGTCACGCCAAGAATGCCGCCGGGCCGCAGGGCGGGCGGTTTGATTGGATTGCGATAGATCACGCTAGGATTTGGAGCGTAGCACGGCGGGAGAAAAATTTAATCCCAGCCGGCGCGCTTTAGGACAGATTGAGCCGAGTTCCGCCCGGTCAGCGGCCGATTGCGTTCAGCCGGGCACAACTTGCTGTGCGCCCTTGCAGCTACCGTGACTTTCCCACTATAGAGAAAGGGCAGCAGCAATTTTAACCGCGCGTGGGTTGGGCAATATGGCGGGCAGCGCAGCCGCGGATATCTCTCTGGTCGCGATCGACGGAGTTCAGACTGAAATCTTCAGCCAGGGCGAGGGCCGCCCGCTCTTGTTCCTCCATCCCGAATGTGGGCTCGAGACCAACGCGCCGGTCCTCGGTTTGCTAGCAAAAAAACACCGCTTGATAGCACCCAGCCATCCCGGCTTCGGCCGTTCCGAAGCCCCGCGCTGGCTGTCTACCGTCGATGACTTGGCCTATTTCTACCTCGACCTGATAACGACGCTCGACCTGCATGACACGGTGATGGTCGGAGTGTCGCTGGGCGGCTGGATCGCGGCCGAAATTGCAATCAAGGACACCTCCCACATCTCCCATCTGGTCCTGGCCGATGCGCTGGGGATCAAGGTGGGCGATCGCGAGACGCGTGATATTGTAGATATTTTCGCCCTGACCGACGCCGAGCTGACCGAGTTGCTGTATTTTGATCCGGCCGCTGCCCGGCGTGACGTCGGCACGATGGCGGAGGCTGAGCTGGTGGCGATGGCGCGAAGTCGCGAGGCTAGTGCGCGCTACGGATGGTCGCCCTACATGCATGACCCCAAGCTCAAGCGCCGGCTGCATCGGATCGATGTCCCAACTTTGGTATGCTGGGGCGAGGCCGACCGGATGGTGACGGCCGATTACGGTCGAGCTTACGCGGCGTCAATTCCGGATAGCCGCTTTGCATTGATCGAGCGTGCTGGCCATTTTCCTCATCTGGAGCAACCGCAAAGCTTTGCCAGCACGATTTTAAACTTCGTCCACGGCTAGGGTCCGCGCTAGTGTTTCGTCTCGCAAATAACTTACCTAGCGAGCCACCAACTTGTCATTCTGAGCGAAGCGCGCGGAAGCTAGCGAAATCGAAGAATCTCGGACAGCTTGGCGAGTCTTGGCGCAGCGAAGTCTGCCGGGCGAGTCAAGCCGGTACCGGTTTTCGCGATCAGAAAGCACTCCACTTCCACAGTTATTTACTAGGCAGCGCACTTAGCAAGGGGCCCACGGCTTAATTGGAGAAGCGGCGATGAGAGTATTTCAGTTTACCGAACAGCCCTACCCACCGGCCTGGAACGAGCACAACGGCTCGCTGCGCGTAATCCTGCCCAACCGCAAGCTAGACCCCAAAATCGCCGCCGACCTGTTCCATCGCTATTACGACGAATGGCAGGTGGCCGACGAGTTGGGCTACGACATTATGGTCAACGAGCATCACAGCACCGCCACCTGCATGTCCTCCACGGTAATCGTGACGCTGGCGGTGCTCTCCCGCATCACCCGCCGCGCCCGCCTGCTGGTGCTGGGCTATCCGATCGGCCATCGCCCCGACCCTTTGCGCGCGGCCGAAGAGCTATCGACTATCGACGTTATCTCGCGTGGACGGCTGGAGATGGGCTTCGTCAAGGGCGTGCCCTATGAAGTACCGGTCTCCAATGCCAATCCAGTATGGCTGATGGAGCGCTTTTGGGAGGCCCACGATTTCATCATCAAGGCGATGACCACCCACGACGGACCATTCAATTGGGAGGGTGAGCATTTCCATTA of the Candidatus Binataceae bacterium genome contains:
- a CDS encoding alpha/beta hydrolase; translation: MAGSAAADISLVAIDGVQTEIFSQGEGRPLLFLHPECGLETNAPVLGLLAKKHRLIAPSHPGFGRSEAPRWLSTVDDLAYFYLDLITTLDLHDTVMVGVSLGGWIAAEIAIKDTSHISHLVLADALGIKVGDRETRDIVDIFALTDAELTELLYFDPAAARRDVGTMAEAELVAMARSREASARYGWSPYMHDPKLKRRLHRIDVPTLVCWGEADRMVTADYGRAYAASIPDSRFALIERAGHFPHLEQPQSFASTILNFVHG
- a CDS encoding LD-carboxypeptidase — translated: MIYRNPIKPPALRPGGILGVTAPAAAVDPAHLERGVQLLRARGYRVKLAPHVLARSGVLAGTDAQRAGDLALMFADPEVEAIIAARGGYGAGRLLPLLDYAQIARTPKLFVGFSDHTFVLNALFARAALIGLHGPVAAKDPAAGLHEDSLTHLLAVMAGESRQFTLEGHALAGGVAEGPLVGGCLSIVVAMLATPYAPNFRDAILLLEDTGERGYRIDRMLVQLRQAGVLSAVAGIALGGFRAPGGEPAEQRRIDQFLREQTADLGIPVLAGLEVGHATANYALPIGARVRLDADARSLDVLEAAVC